GGCAGCCGAGCCGTCTGCCCTCCGTGCGCAGGGGCAGTGCGACGAGCGAGGTCCCGGGAAGGGAGGCGGGTTCGCCGGGGGCCGGCCACAGGGGCCGGTCGGTGCGGTAGGCCCGCGCCGCGGGCGAGTCGCCGGACAGCGGCAGCAGCTCGGGCGGCCCCGGCCCGGCGCGGGCGGCCCCGGCGCTGTCCAGCAGTCGAAGCTCTTCGCCCCGGGGCGCGTAGACCGCCGCCAGGTCCACTCCGGCGAATGTCAGGGCCGGAACCCCTGTGGCGGGCTGAGCCGCCAGGGGCGGCGGGCCGGTGTCCGCCGCGGCGGCCTCGGTCGCCCACAGCTGCGAGACCCCGGCCCCGGCACGGCCGTCATGAGGCATGTCCGCCACCCACCTCCCGTCCAGGTCGACGGTGCGACAGGTTGAGATCAGGGCACCCGCACACCAGAATCGCATATACGGGCCAACCGAACATATCTACCTTATTGCCATCGACCTCATGGCCCTAGACAGCAGGCGGTGTCGCACATGAAGGCCTGTATACGGGCCACGGCCGTCACCGTGACCGCGTTCTGGACGGCCGTCGCCCTCGCGGCCTGCGGGGCGGGGGCGGAGCACGACTCCGAAGGAGGGAACGGCCCGCGCATCGGCGTGCTGCTGCCGGACGCCACCACGGCCCGCTGGGAGACCCGGGACCGCCCCCTGCTCGAGAAGAAGATCAAGGAGCTGTGCGACACGTGCACGGTCGAGCACGCCAACGCCAAGGGCGACGTGGCCCTCCAGCAGGAACAGATGGACTCCATGATCACCAAGGGCGTGGACGCGATCCTGCTCGTGGCCGTCGACGGCCGGTCCCTCGGCCCCGCCGTCGCCAAGGCCCAGCAGGCGGACATCCCGGTCATCGCCTACGACCGGCTCTCCGCCGGCCCGATCTCGGGATACGTCTCCTTCGACGGGAAGGAGGTCGGCAGGCTCCAGGGCCGCGCGCTGCTGAAGGCCATGGGCGACAAGGTGCCCGGCGGCCAGATCGTCATGATGAACGGCGACCCCAGCGACCCGAACGCCGTGGCCTTCAAGGAGGGCGCGCTGTCCGTGCTCGACGGACGGGTGAAGATCGGCAAGGCGTACGACACCCTCCAGTGGCGGACGGAGACCGCGCACATGAACATGTCCGGCGCCCTCTCGGCCCTCGGCGCCGAAAGCATCGACGGGGTCTACGCGGCCAACGACGGCCTCGCCGCCGGGAGCATCTCCGCCCTCAAGGCGAACAAGGTCGACCCGCTGCCGCCCGTCACCGGGCAGGACGCCGAACTCGCGGCCCTGCGGCGCATCGTCGCCGGCGAGCAGTACATGACCGTGTCCAAGCCCTTCGGGCCCGAGGCCGCCGCCGGGGGCGCCATGGCGGTGGCCGCGGCCCGCGGGGAAG
This window of the Streptomyces sp. NBC_01275 genome carries:
- a CDS encoding sugar ABC transporter substrate-binding protein: MKACIRATAVTVTAFWTAVALAACGAGAEHDSEGGNGPRIGVLLPDATTARWETRDRPLLEKKIKELCDTCTVEHANAKGDVALQQEQMDSMITKGVDAILLVAVDGRSLGPAVAKAQQADIPVIAYDRLSAGPISGYVSFDGKEVGRLQGRALLKAMGDKVPGGQIVMMNGDPSDPNAVAFKEGALSVLDGRVKIGKAYDTLQWRTETAHMNMSGALSALGAESIDGVYAANDGLAAGSISALKANKVDPLPPVTGQDAELAALRRIVAGEQYMTVSKPFGPEAAAGGAMAVAAARGEGLDGVSTGEVRTDDGKTVPAVLLTPVSVTAGNLKETVLKEGLYTVQQICIPQLRTACDRVGLT